The following proteins are co-located in the Microplitis demolitor isolate Queensland-Clemson2020A chromosome 3, iyMicDemo2.1a, whole genome shotgun sequence genome:
- the LOC103574566 gene encoding protein tramtrack, beta isoform isoform X2, with protein MGEKTFNLTWNNHLANLSGLFEGLYKSGSLTDTTLACQGGMLRAHKLVLAACSPYFERVFKEHYGEQPILILKGVPVEEMECLLDFMYRGSINVAEDHLPSLIKTATDLEIRGLSGDRSESNSTNSRVETRLQPSHDTRHRSSMDYRKSQAEFLSNQNCDNAAGEIKTEDIEVEDDPMVMEGLDDSYESMPMSKGQIRHVPPPMYKRHNTRYDGQKRVPVGRTIRDNELSRRQLDVSPRHPTNEETFDNGSESNKLDHSFSGNGDPTVPAIQMDDSTDQSRNLMGSESLGESQRNLIQVKSNLEGDKKSTGNTKDRKTILQRSKAQYKPFPCDLCTLAFTRASHLARHRRVHTGERPFACSICPRMFARQDKLKQHLDSHLQWPRRKALLPVLGDPQHQQQQSINSMAGRGKRGRPRKVNTIARPPIILEQPAGRDDF; from the exons atgggagaaaaaacatttaatttaacatggAACAATCATTTAGCCAACCTCTCGGGGCTCTTCGAAGGCCTCTACAAGAGTGGATCCTTGACAGACACTACTCTAGCTTGTCAAGGTGGAATGCTACGTGCTCATAAGCTTGTTTTGGCAGCATGTAGTCCTTACTTCGAGAGAGTATTCAAGGAACACTATGGCGAGCAACCTATTCTCATACTCAAAG GTGTCCCAGTTGAGGAAATGGAATGTCTACTCGATTTCATGTATCGCGGCTCCATAAACGTCGCCGAGGACCATCTTCCCTCGCTTATTAAAACCGCAACAGACTTGGAGATCCGTGGATTGTCTGGTGACAGAAGTGAAAGTAATAGTACGAATTCACGTGTCGAAACACGTTTGCAGCCTAGTCATGATACTCGACATCGCTCGTCGATGGACTACAGAAAATCTCAAGCCGAATTCTTGTCAAATCAGAATTGCGATAACGCCGCGGGGGAAATTAAAACCGAGGATATCGAAGTTGAAGACGATCCTATGGTTATGGAAGGACTCGACGATAGCTACGAGTCTATGCCAATGTCTAAGGGACAAATT agacATGTACCGCCGCCAATGTACAAACGTCACAATACCCGTTACGATGGACAGAAACGTGTACCAGTTGGTCGTACAATTAGAGACAATGAGTTGTCACGACGTCAGTTGGACGTGTCACCAAGACATCCAACTAATGAAGAAACTTTTGACAATGGGTCTGAGAGTAATAAACTAGATCATAGTTTTAGTGGCAATGGAGATCCAACAGTACCGGCTATTCAAATGGATGATTCAACTGATCAATCACGA aatttaatgGGCAGTGAATCGTTAGGAGAGTCTCAAAGGAACCTAATTCAAGTGAAAAGTAATTTAGAAGGTGATAAAAAGTCAACTGGCAATACCAAAGACCGTAAAACAATTTTACAACGTAGTAAAGCGCAGTATAAACCATTCCCATGTGATCTCTGTACTTTGGCATTTACCCGAGCATCTCACCTGGCGAGGCATCGACGAGTCCACACGGGCGAAAGACCATTTGCCTGCAGTATTTGCCCGCGAATGTTTGCTCGTCAAGATAAACTGAAGCAGCACTTGGACTCACATCTTCAGTGGCCTCGACGAAAAGCTCTTCTGCCTGTACTGGGTGATCCTCAGCATCAGCAGCAGCAGAGCATTAACAGTATGGCTGGAAGAGGAAAACGCGGACGACCGAGAAAGGTGAACACGATTGCCAGACCGCCGATTATTCTTGAACAGCCAGCAGGACGTGACGACTTTTAA
- the LOC103574566 gene encoding protein tramtrack, alpha isoform isoform X1, with protein sequence MGEKTFNLTWNNHLANLSGLFEGLYKSGSLTDTTLACQGGMLRAHKLVLAACSPYFERVFKEHYGEQPILILKGVPVEEMECLLDFMYRGSINVAEDHLPSLIKTATDLEIRGLSGDRSESNSTNSRVETRLQPSHDTRHRSSMDYRKSQAEFLSNQNCDNAAGEIKTEDIEVEDDPMVMEGLDDSYESMPMSKGQIRHVPPPMYKRHNTRYDGQKRVPVGRTIRDNELSRRQLDVSPRHPTNEETFDNGSESNKLDHSFSGNGDPTVPAIQMDDSTDQSRNLMGSESLGESQRNLIQVKSNLEGDKKSTGNTKDRKTILQRSKAQYKPFPCDLCTLAFTRASHLARHRRVHTGERPFACSICPRMFARQDKLKQHLDSHLQWPRRKALLPVLGDPQHQQQQSINSMAGRGKRGRPRKVPIEQSAMDEILKFGEFSSMLNKTQLTSTTITKADQQTRQEDFKIDNLTEEIDSTVGKADCYETRADDK encoded by the exons atgggagaaaaaacatttaatttaacatggAACAATCATTTAGCCAACCTCTCGGGGCTCTTCGAAGGCCTCTACAAGAGTGGATCCTTGACAGACACTACTCTAGCTTGTCAAGGTGGAATGCTACGTGCTCATAAGCTTGTTTTGGCAGCATGTAGTCCTTACTTCGAGAGAGTATTCAAGGAACACTATGGCGAGCAACCTATTCTCATACTCAAAG GTGTCCCAGTTGAGGAAATGGAATGTCTACTCGATTTCATGTATCGCGGCTCCATAAACGTCGCCGAGGACCATCTTCCCTCGCTTATTAAAACCGCAACAGACTTGGAGATCCGTGGATTGTCTGGTGACAGAAGTGAAAGTAATAGTACGAATTCACGTGTCGAAACACGTTTGCAGCCTAGTCATGATACTCGACATCGCTCGTCGATGGACTACAGAAAATCTCAAGCCGAATTCTTGTCAAATCAGAATTGCGATAACGCCGCGGGGGAAATTAAAACCGAGGATATCGAAGTTGAAGACGATCCTATGGTTATGGAAGGACTCGACGATAGCTACGAGTCTATGCCAATGTCTAAGGGACAAATT agacATGTACCGCCGCCAATGTACAAACGTCACAATACCCGTTACGATGGACAGAAACGTGTACCAGTTGGTCGTACAATTAGAGACAATGAGTTGTCACGACGTCAGTTGGACGTGTCACCAAGACATCCAACTAATGAAGAAACTTTTGACAATGGGTCTGAGAGTAATAAACTAGATCATAGTTTTAGTGGCAATGGAGATCCAACAGTACCGGCTATTCAAATGGATGATTCAACTGATCAATCACGA aatttaatgGGCAGTGAATCGTTAGGAGAGTCTCAAAGGAACCTAATTCAAGTGAAAAGTAATTTAGAAGGTGATAAAAAGTCAACTGGCAATACCAAAGACCGTAAAACAATTTTACAACGTAGTAAAGCGCAGTATAAACCATTCCCATGTGATCTCTGTACTTTGGCATTTACCCGAGCATCTCACCTGGCGAGGCATCGACGAGTCCACACGGGCGAAAGACCATTTGCCTGCAGTATTTGCCCGCGAATGTTTGCTCGTCAAGATAAACTGAAGCAGCACTTGGACTCACATCTTCAGTGGCCTCGACGAAAAGCTCTTCTGCCTGTACTGGGTGATCCTCAGCATCAGCAGCAGCAGAGCATTAACAGTATGGCTGGAAGAGGAAAACGCGGACGACCGAGAAAG GTACCGATTGAGCAGTCGGCAATGGACGAAATACTTAAGTTTGGTGAGTTCAGTTCTATGCTCAATAAAACCCAACTCACGAGCACCACAATCACCAAAGCAGACCAACAAACTCGACAAGAAgactttaaaattgataatcttACAGAAGAAATCGATTCTACGGTTGGCAAAGCTGATTGCTACGAAACACGTGctgatgataaataa